The Stutzerimonas stutzeri RCH2 genomic interval CCTGGACCAGCACAGCCAGCCAGTGGCACGAACATGACTGTCGTGCCGTACCAGAAGGGGCAATTCCTGTGGTGATGACCGTCAGCGCGCGTGCGCTCCGCGCTCTTTGCACGCACGGCGAGGCACGAGCCGGCGTGCAAACGCGCGCGCTGACGTCCCTGTAACACGTCAGATAGATCGAGTTGAAACCGTCCGTTATTGGACATTGTTGGAGATTCAAGAATGAGCGTTAAAGACCAAGCAAGACTGGACCACATCACGGGCAATCCGACCAAGCGTGGACGGTTGTTCGTTGACCCTGGTACTGCGGCAATCACCGATCTGTCGAAGGTCCGTCTGCTGCGTTGCGGCGTCGATACGGTTCGCCAGTTGTATCGCGGGCTGATCCGTCCAGAGATCATGGCGCTGTTCGAGAAAACGGGCGCGATGGTGGAGTTTGCTGGCGAAGTCTGGCACTCGGGACGGGTTGGCCGGGACTCTGGCTACCAATACAAGCTCCAGAACGCTGACCTTGGGTTCATCCTGCTCATCAAGAATTTCAACGCCAAGCTGGAGAACATCGGGCCGCACCTGAAAATCGAGGTGTCGCCGCACGCCATCGACGCGCTGTCGCCTGAGCGTCTGCAAGAGCGGATGGATTACTACGCGGCGGCAGTCATGACCAACCGCGAACGTAACCAGTGCGCCGTCCATTTGGCGTTGGACCTCCAGGGCTGGAAGCCTCCAGTCGATCTGGTAGCCCGCCTGCACTGCCGCGCGCGAACGCATCGCGATATTTCCGGAATCAAGGAAATTCAGTGGGCCACCAAGTCCAGTGTTTACGGTCGGGGCGAAACGTCCATGTTCGGCTCGGCCAGCGGCGTGCAGCTCTGCATCTACAACAAGACCGAGCAGGCCCGCGCAACCGACAAGCTCGACTACTGGGAAAGCGTGTGGCGTCGCCGTGACTCCTTCGACCCGACCGACCCTGACAACTACGATCCAGGCGCTGACGTGTGGCGCGTTGAGTTGCGCTATCACCACTCGGTCATCCAGCAGTTCGCCAGCGGCTCGATCAGTGCGAAGACCGGTGAGGCCATCGATACGGATTCGTTTTCGGCCTTCTCGGCTCATCTGGACGGCCTGTGGCGCTATGGCCTGAGCCAATTCAAGCTGATCGCCCGCCCCGGCTATTACGAGCCGATCTGGACGCTAATGCGTGATGACGCGAGGGTCGATCTACCGGTCGATTCCCTGGTCGAGGAAACGGAGTACAAGCGCTATTACAAGACCTCAAGGGGCTTCTCGGGCAAGAACGTCGAGCTGTTCCTGGGAAACTTCGTAAGCCTGCTGGCACGGGAGCGAGTGGGCGCTAAGACCGCATTTGATCGATTGAAGCAATGGGAATGCTGGCCAGTGATCCGCGACCACTACGCCGCCAAGGACATGAGCGAGCGCGACCTCTACAAGCACATCAAGAACCTGTTACAGGAACGACACGTGCGATGGGGGCGTGCCGTCTGATGGCGATACTGGCACTGCCTGACGGTCGCTGGCGGGTCGATGTTGAACCGATCAAGGGCAAGCGATTCCGCAAGACCTTCAAGACCAAGGGCGAAGCCCAGCGGTTCGAGGCTACCTGTCGATCCAAGCTGATCGAAAGCCCGCAATGGTCACCAAAACCGAAGGATCGTCGTCGCCTGTCTCAACTGGTGGACTGCTGGGGGCGTCTGCACGGTCAGTCGCTGTCCGACTATGAGGGTCGGCGCGTCATCATGGATCGCATGGTCGAACGCCTGAAAGACCCTGTCGCCATAGCCTTCACTGCTACCGATTTCGCGGAGTACCGCGCCAAGCGCCTCTCGTCCGGCATCAGCCCGAAAACGCTGAACAATGAGCTGTCTTACCTGCGGGCCATGTTCAATGAGCTACGGCGACTTGGTGAGATCGAGTTCGAGAATCCGCTTTCGATGCTCAGGGCGATTCGTGTGCAGGAAAGGGAACTGTCCTGCCTCGACAGCCATCAGATCGAACGGCTGTTCCAGGTACTGCGCAGCATGGTTCACCCACACGTGGAGCTGATCGCCACGATCTGTCTGGTGACCGGTTGCCGATGGGGTGAAGCGCAAGGGCTCACGATCAGTCGGGTGGGCGATGGCATGCTCCAGTTTGTGAACACGAAGTCGAAGCGTCGC includes:
- a CDS encoding tyrosine-type recombinase/integrase codes for the protein MAILALPDGRWRVDVEPIKGKRFRKTFKTKGEAQRFEATCRSKLIESPQWSPKPKDRRRLSQLVDCWGRLHGQSLSDYEGRRVIMDRMVERLKDPVAIAFTATDFAEYRAKRLSSGISPKTLNNELSYLRAMFNELRRLGEIEFENPLSMLRAIRVQERELSCLDSHQIERLFQVLRSMVHPHVELIATICLVTGCRWGEAQGLTISRVGDGMLQFVNTKSKRRRVVPIDQKLAERIRQHLRQHGAFTNCRDRFDEAVVRAGLGLPAGQKSHVLRHTFASHFIANGGNILTLQKILGHSSLAMTMRYAHLAPDHLQDVLAFGPARDFRHFFDTPASERQSGQEIPL